CCAACGAGGAATGTGTTTTTGCCGCCTTCAGGTTTCGCGGACATCAAGGGAGCAACGCGCTTGGCGTAGTTCTCGTAATCCTCCGGAGTGCACTCAACACAGGGCAGGAAATTCAGATTTGAGTTCTTGGTGTAGGTGCCGAAAGCCAAATCAGCTGTGTTGTACGCACGGCAGTAGTCGCTTGAGATGACATCTCCAACAGGAATGCCTGCGGCCTTGATGCCTTCACCGATCGTTTTGGCATCAGCCTTGCCTTCATCACTCAGGCGACGCTGAGTGCTGCAATCAGCGAGATCCAGTTCTGGGCTGACCTGGTCGCCCCAGTCCTTCGTGGTTTTGGCATGACGGATGTAGATGACATGACCGCCATCCCTCAGCGCGCTAACGAGAGCCTTGTCGTCGACTGTGTTGACGAAATCTTTGTTGTTCTGTTCGCCAGAAAGGGTGGTCTCGTTTTGTTCATAGGCCTCAACCTCGCTGTTGCTGGAAGCTGATTGGTCCTTGGCTGAATCCTTGCTGACCGTTCCAGATGAACACGCCGCCATCAAGAGGAGGGCTGCAAAACAGGTTGCTTTTTTGATCATTGATCAAAGAAAATTCATATTGATTAAAGCGATTTCATATTTATGTGGCATTTTCAAAGTCACGCAAAGCCGTCACTGTTGATACGAAGTTGAAGGTGTGTAGTTCGTTGTCTGAATCAACGTGATGTCAACGTCCTGTCACAGGCCTGCTGGCTCGCGAGACCTTCAGCAAGGCCAGGCACCATCGGATGGCCCTTTTGAATGCTCTGCGCCCACCAGCTCTGAAGACGCGCGACCGGTGCGACGCGTCCATCACTCCACGTCGTCGCGAAGCGCAGATCCTCATCCGGTTGGACGTTGCGAGGCGCATCTCCGCCTTGTTGCAAGGTGAGCGAAAAGCCATGCACATAATCCTTCTGGTTCTCACTCCCCAGAACCAGACTGCCCTCGGATCCGTAGATCTCAATCCAGCAACCACGACCATTGCGGGCAACCGAGGACAGGGCGAGTTGTGCGGCGACGGTCCCACCTTGATGGGTCGCTAAGTCCACATTGATCAGGGCGATGTCGTCAGCATCAACCGGCCGCATGTTGCCTTCGCAATCGGGTCGCTGTGCAATGGAGGTGCGTGTCATGGCCTGTGGTTCTCCAACAGAGCCGATCAACCACGCCAAGGTGTCAAAAGCATGGGTGCCAAGCGCTCCGATGACGCCTCCACCTTGATTGGCCTGTGAGTACCAGTTCCAGGCTCGTTGCGGGTTGGCTCTGCTGCTCATCAACCAATCCAGTTTCACCAGCCAGGGGGTCCCCACAGCTCCCTGCTCGAGAAGGCGTGCTGCCTGTTGAAACAGGGGAACTGCCCTGTATTCGAAATCCACAGCAACGCTGAGACCTCTGCCGATGGCTTCGCGCTGCAGATCCGCCACGTCCTGCGCATTCAGGGCGACGGGCTTCTCAAGCAGCAGATGTTTCCCCGCCTTCAGCGCTCGCATCGCCAGATCAAAACGAGGTGCCGGGGGTGTGGCAATGATCACTGCATCGACACGGGAATCCTCAAGGAGTGAGTCCCAGCAGTGGTAACCCTTCAGGCCGGAGTTGCTGCAGGCCTCATCCAGTCGATCCTGCCTTCGGTGCCAGAGAGCGACAGGTTCCAGCTCGGGAACGTTCTGCAGAGCGGGCAGATGAACCGATTCGCCGAAGCCGAGGCCGGCGATGGCAACACCAATCGGGCGTTGAGAGATCGGACTGGGAGCCATTGAAAAGCGGGCGGCGGATACAGGGATGCAGTTAGACAAGTTCTGAACTGCAAACGGCGTTGATGACTTCGGTGATCAGATCATCCTTGGCCGGCGCTTCCCAGTCAGCCCTGAAGCGGGGTAGTCCGTTCTTCTGTGTATCTCGATAGAGCGACTGATCACAATCGATTTCCATCACCACAAGAGTCCCCAGGGCAGGCGATTCATCCTCGGTTTTCAGGCTGTATCGACTGAGAACCGAAACATTGCCCTCTCTTGTTCTGCGGACGCTTCCTGCGTCCCACCACTGCTGCCCTTCGCTGGTTGATGGCACTTCACGCCAATCAACAGGACCGGCGAAAATCGGCTGAGCGAAAGCCATCTGCATTAAAACCACAACCAGTGAAGCCAACAGTGCTGATGTCAGCCACTGATGGACTCGTGTCCTCAGATTGGTGTTCATGCCTCGACGGCGATCTCGGGTCGACAGCCATGCAGGCTTAAAAGAGTTGCCAAGGTGTTCTTCAGCTGTGTTCTCGGCACGATTGTGTCAACGAACCCATGCTCTTGGAGGTATTCGGCCGTCTGGAAGTTATCGGGAAGCTTCTCCCGCAGGGTTTGTTCAATCACTCTCCGGCCGGCAAAACCGATCAGAGCCTTGGGCTCGGCGAGGATTAAATCGCCGAGCATGGCGAAGCTCGCCGTGACGCCTCCTGTGGTGGGGTGCGTCAGCAGCGGCATGTAAAGCACACCCGCTTCGCGATGGCGTTCCAGCGCTCCGGAAATCTTGGCCATCTGCATGAGGCTCAGCATGCCTTCCTGCATGCGTGCGCCTCCGGAGGCACAGACGATGAGTAAGGGAAGCTGTTTGGCTGTGGCCACCTCGATTAGCCGGGTGATTTTTTCTCCCACCACCGAGCCCATGGATCCGCCCATGAAACGGAAATCCATCACCGCAAGGGCCATGGGGATCTCGTCCACTCGGCACAATCCCGTAATCACCCCATCGCGAAGCCCTGTGCTGGCTTGGGTTTCCCGCAGACGATCGGCATAGGCCCGTCGATCCTTGAACCCAAGCGGGTCAGTAGGAGTCAGGTCTTCGTCAAGCGGTTCAAAGCTTCCTTCGTCGGCAATGATCGCGATTCGCTCAGCACTGAAGATGCGGTGGTGATAACTGCAGTTGCCGCAAACACTTGCGTTGGCCAGAAGGTCTTTGCGATAGACCACCTGGGAGCACTCAGGACATTTGCTCCAGAGACCATCCCCCTCCTCGGGTTCTTGCGCGACCTTGACCACGGACTGACCCTTGCGGCGATCAGCGAACCAGTCGAAAAGAGACACGGGGACAATCCAGACCAGCCCATTAAAAGACGGACCGGTCCAAGAATTATGCCATCGGGGCTTCTCTTCTTTTCCAGGAGCCTTTTCAAGACGATGTTGATGGAATTTTTTGTCTTAATTCCGCTCACAGTCACACCATCAATCGAGCACCGAAGTAGGCGGTACTGGCGCGTAACATTTGTCACTCAAGAGGTGTGATTCCGGCCGTTTTTAATCTTTGCTCTAGGGCTTACATGCGGTTGTTTGTCTATAAAAAATTATTGGCATTCTTTTGATGGCATCGCATACTTCGGCAATCAATGAACATCTTGCGCTTGAGTTTCAGGCTAGTCATACCTACCTGGCGATGTCGATTTGGTTGCGTGAGAGAGATTTAATTGGTTTCTCTAGCTACATGCTCAACAAAAGCACTGAGGAACGAGGCCATGCCTCTAAATTCATTGCCTATCTAGTTGATAGCGAATGTAATGTTCAGCTGCCTACGATTGAGTCGCCTGAGAGGGAGTGGCAGTCTGTTAAAACGCTTTTTGACAAGGTGTATGAGATGGAAAAAACTGTCACCAAGTCGATCAATAATATCTATACGCTTTCGGAAAATGAAGGGGATAGGACTGCCACAGCCATGCTCGATTGGTTTGTGGGTGAGCAGCTGCAGGAAGAATCCGAAGCTCGATTTGTTCTGAAACGACTGCGCTTGGCCGATTCCAGTCCAGCGGCATTGATCTTGCTTGATCAGCAATTTCTCGATGGAACTTTGCTGGCCAACGTCAAAGCAGGAGGAGCTTTTGATATTGCAGGCGCTGGTGGTGGTGCGGCTGTCTGATTTTGTTCACGACCCGATCAGTGCCACCCACTGACTCCACCACCATTGAGGGCCCATCAACCAGACCAACCAAATCCCCAGGGCAATGAAGGGGCCGAACGGGAAAGGTTGTCTGGGTTGCAGGCGTCCGATGATCCTGCCAATCACCCCGAACATCGCTCCTGAGATCACCGCGATCCCCATCGCCATTCCCAGTCCAGCCAGTCCCAGCCAGGCTCCTGCCATGGCTGCCAGTTTGGCGTCACCCAATCCCAGTGCAGGCTGTCCCACCAAGCGTTCCGCCAGAGCACTGAGACCTTCCAGCACCAGTAACCCCGCGGCTGACGCCAGCAGATGATTGAACAGAAGGCTCTTGCCGATCTCCGGATGTCCAAAGGCAGCAACCAGCGCGCTCGCCAGCAGTCCTGTGATCACTCCTGCGCGGCAGATCGGTTCCGGTAACCAAAGGTGATCGATGTCGATCAGCACCAGCGGCATTAACAGGCTGATCAGCACGACTCCGCCCACCAGCGTGACGAGAGTCGTCACGGGGTCTGATGACAACGTGTCAACGCTGAAGCCCA
This genomic window from Synechococcus sp. MIT S9220 contains:
- a CDS encoding histidine phosphatase family protein — encoded protein: MIKKATCFAALLLMAACSSGTVSKDSAKDQSASSNSEVEAYEQNETTLSGEQNNKDFVNTVDDKALVSALRDGGHVIYIRHAKTTKDWGDQVSPELDLADCSTQRRLSDEGKADAKTIGEGIKAAGIPVGDVISSDYCRAYNTADLAFGTYTKNSNLNFLPCVECTPEDYENYAKRVAPLMSAKPEGGKNTFLVGHDDPFQGVTMPVVPTNGIYPAPMGVAYVAKPLGDGNFELVAKILPNQWQALSEL
- a CDS encoding Gfo/Idh/MocA family protein, which translates into the protein MAPSPISQRPIGVAIAGLGFGESVHLPALQNVPELEPVALWHRRQDRLDEACSNSGLKGYHCWDSLLEDSRVDAVIIATPPAPRFDLAMRALKAGKHLLLEKPVALNAQDVADLQREAIGRGLSVAVDFEYRAVPLFQQAARLLEQGAVGTPWLVKLDWLMSSRANPQRAWNWYSQANQGGGVIGALGTHAFDTLAWLIGSVGEPQAMTRTSIAQRPDCEGNMRPVDADDIALINVDLATHQGGTVAAQLALSSVARNGRGCWIEIYGSEGSLVLGSENQKDYVHGFSLTLQQGGDAPRNVQPDEDLRFATTWSDGRVAPVARLQSWWAQSIQKGHPMVPGLAEGLASQQACDRTLTSR
- the accD gene encoding acetyl-CoA carboxylase, carboxyltransferase subunit beta; translated protein: MSLFDWFADRRKGQSVVKVAQEPEEGDGLWSKCPECSQVVYRKDLLANASVCGNCSYHHRIFSAERIAIIADEGSFEPLDEDLTPTDPLGFKDRRAYADRLRETQASTGLRDGVITGLCRVDEIPMALAVMDFRFMGGSMGSVVGEKITRLIEVATAKQLPLLIVCASGGARMQEGMLSLMQMAKISGALERHREAGVLYMPLLTHPTTGGVTASFAMLGDLILAEPKALIGFAGRRVIEQTLREKLPDNFQTAEYLQEHGFVDTIVPRTQLKNTLATLLSLHGCRPEIAVEA
- a CDS encoding ferritin, translating into MASHTSAINEHLALEFQASHTYLAMSIWLRERDLIGFSSYMLNKSTEERGHASKFIAYLVDSECNVQLPTIESPEREWQSVKTLFDKVYEMEKTVTKSINNIYTLSENEGDRTATAMLDWFVGEQLQEESEARFVLKRLRLADSSPAALILLDQQFLDGTLLANVKAGGAFDIAGAGGGAAV
- a CDS encoding A24 family peptidase — its product is MNPLLVSIVLLTGACVGSFINVVTWRLPREESVVWPGSHCPRCGHSVRWHDNIPVIGWLALRGRCRNCDQPISARYPLVEALTAGLWLSAVWAMGFSVDTLSSDPVTTLVTLVGGVVLISLLMPLVLIDIDHLWLPEPICRAGVITGLLASALVAAFGHPEIGKSLLFNHLLASAAGLLVLEGLSALAERLVGQPALGLGDAKLAAMAGAWLGLAGLGMAMGIAVISGAMFGVIGRIIGRLQPRQPFPFGPFIALGIWLVWLMGPQWWWSQWVALIGS